The stretch of DNA GCGATGCGACACAGCAACATCAGCCTGACGATGGGCACCTACACCGATGCTCGGCTATTGGACACTGCCCAAGCGGTCGAGGCGTTGCCATCGCTGCCGATTGCCGACGACACCGAACAGCCAAAACCGGACGGCTTAGGGGATGATCGGCCCGGCGAAACACAGCAAACGGACGCCGAAGCTGGCCCGCGAATGGTTGCACCACTGGTTGCACCTGATGCAGTCCAGGAGGGTCAAAATAGTCCGTTTTTGTCCATTCCTGACCAAACCAATGAAGCCCAGAACGAAGGGCCAGAACACGAAAAAACCCCGCAAAACGCTGGGTTTTACGGGGTTTTCGGCAATGGACGATACAGAACTCGAATCTGTGACCTCCACGATGTCAACGTGGCGCTCTAACCAACTGAGCTAATCGTCCGATTTGGGGTCGCTGGGACTGGTGGTCAGTCCGGATTGTTGATTTCGGCTCGCGGCCGGTTCGGGCTGCTGCGAAATCAACTTTCGTTGGGCTGAGTAGTTTGTGCAGGTCTTGCCGAGTCGTCAAGTCGGTCTGATCAGCCGGTTTGGATTCTCCAGACGGCACAAAGGTCGCAATTCTTACTATTTCCGGCAATTCGCTGTTGACGCTTACCACCCCCGCGTCGGATACTTTCGGAAGTTTGGGGTTGACAGGGACTCCGCACGCTTTGGTGCAGTCGGGTCCCGAATCGGTGCAATTAAGCCCGGTGGTCATCCTCGCTCACGCATTCCAACGGTGAAGCTTTGCTTGCGGCAAGGCTGCCTGATGGGGTGCTCATTTCCTTTTTAAATTGTGCTGGTAGCCCACCGGCCGGAGAAGAACGCTTTTAGTGGCATTAGCTCGCAGAAACCAACTACCTGAAACGCGTGATAGTACGCGAATCAACGCTAACATCCGAATTACCCCCGTGCGGGTCGTCAGTGAAGACGGAGAACAGCTTGGCATCCTTCCTACCGAAGATGCGCTTCAGCGCGCTCGCGATGCCGGTCTTGATCTCGTAGAAGTCGCTCCTGGTGAGCGGCCTCCGGTTTGTCGAATCATGGACTACGGCAAATTCAAGTACGAGAAGAACAAGAAGAAAAACACGGGGCAGTCCCACACCAAGACGAAGGAAATTCGTCTACGTCCGAAGACGGGTGATGAGGACATTCGCACCAAGATCCGCCAAGCCCAGAAGTTCCTTGAGCATAAAGACAAGGTTCAAGTGAGCGTGCTGTTCCGCGGTCGCGAAATGGCTCACATCGAAGAAGGCCGTAAGGTCATGCAGAGTGCGATCGAACAGCTCAGCGAATTTGGCAAGGTGGAAACACCGCCTCAGCAGCACGGTCGTCGCATGATTGCGATGATCGCGCCGAAGTAGTTCGGACCCGTCGTTCGTGTGTGCTGGTGCCATTCCTGGTCTTCCACTGGAAACCATCTGCTCGACCCTCACTCAAATCGCTCCGCTACGCCTAGCGGAGGATTGGGACAATGTCGGTTTGCTGGCGGGCGACCGCAAGGTGATTGTTTCGCGGGTGATGACTTGTTTGACGATCACCCCCGACGTGGTCGATGAAGCGATCGAATCGCGAGTCGGTTTGATCGTGGCGCATCATCCGCTGCCGTTCAAGCCGCTCGGAAAGATCACCACTGACACGGTTGCTGGCGAAATGTTGTGGCGTTTGCTTGGCGCTCGCATTGCCATCTATAGCGCTCACACGGCCTTTGATTCTGCGGCGGTGGGAATCAATCAGCGATGGGCTGATTTGCTTGAACTGCAAAGTGTTGAACCCTTGGTGCCCTCCGATGCATTGGTTGG from Rubripirellula amarantea encodes:
- the infC gene encoding translation initiation factor IF-3, whose product is MALARRNQLPETRDSTRINANIRITPVRVVSEDGEQLGILPTEDALQRARDAGLDLVEVAPGERPPVCRIMDYGKFKYEKNKKKNTGQSHTKTKEIRLRPKTGDEDIRTKIRQAQKFLEHKDKVQVSVLFRGREMAHIEEGRKVMQSAIEQLSEFGKVETPPQQHGRRMIAMIAPK
- a CDS encoding Nif3-like dinuclear metal center hexameric protein, translating into MCAGAIPGLPLETICSTLTQIAPLRLAEDWDNVGLLAGDRKVIVSRVMTCLTITPDVVDEAIESRVGLIVAHHPLPFKPLGKITTDTVAGEMLWRLLGARIAIYSAHTAFDSAAVGINQRWADLLELQSVEPLVPSDALVGTKREGAGRLGHLPAPVSMKELTVRAADMVGASAPRMVGGEERLVKRIGIACGSGGSFLAAAKRRGCEALITGEATFHTCLEARSMGIGLAMMGHYASERFAMEWLATRMADELDGIEVWASRNESDPVVRV